The window CTCTCCGCTAAATAATCTCGGTGCGGGCAGTCGCTGTAATCCCCGACGGCCTATATGGTCTTTTTCGCCAAGTTGTTTTAAGACTCGCCACAATCGTAATTTGCAGCATTCGGTCTTGCGCGAAGATGAATGAGGTTCCCGAGGCGGGCGAAAAGCCGAGTGCCGATCGCCGCCCGATTGCGGCGCGCCAGAGCCGTTTCGCGAAACGGCTGACGGCGCTCCTTCTCAAGACACCCATCACGCCGAACCAGATTTCGGTCATCAGTATCGCCTTCGCGGCAATCGGGGCCGCTGCCATCCTGTTTGCGCCGCGTTGGCCCTCGCTTTATCTCATCGCCCTCGCGGGCATCCAGCTGCGTCTTCTCTGCAATCTCCTCGACGGGATGGTGGCTGTCGAGGGCGGGCGCGGCTCGGCCGTCGGTCCGCTCTACAACGAGTTTCCGGACCGCATCGCCGATAGCTTGCTCATCGTTGCGCTCGGCTACGCTGCAGGAGCGGGTTGGCTCGGCTGGGCGGGTGCGTTGGTGGCGGCTCTCACCGCCTATGTGCGCGTATTCGGGGGGTCGCTCGGACAGGCGCAGAACTTCCGCGGGCCCATGGCGAAACAGCACCGCATGGCTCTGATGAGCGTCGCCTGCGTCCTGGCGCTTTTTGAAGCGGCTTTGACGACGGAGCGTCTCGTGCTCTATGTCGCTGCCTGGATCATCCTCGCGGGGTCGCTTTTCACCTGCTTGACCCGCACCAGAGCCATCGTCTCGCGCATCCAGGGAGCGACCAGGCCGTGATCGACGTCGTGCTGATCGCTCTCACACGCTTTCTCGTCGGCGGCCGTGCGCGATGGACCGGCGCCCTGCCGGAATCGCGTCAGCGCATCTATTTCGCCAATCACGCCAGCCATCTGGATACGCTGCTCATCTGGTCGGCGTTGCCGCGACCGTTGCGGGCGTCCACGCATCCGATCGCGGCCGCCGACTATTGGGGCAGGGGCAGCATCCGGCGCCACATCGCGCTCAAGGTGCTGAACGCCGTGCTTGTCGAACGCTCCATCAAGGGCCCGCCCGGGGCGGCGCTGGCGCCTTTGCGCGGGGTCCTGTCGGAGGGAGGCTCTCTCATTCTCTTTCCCGAGGGCACGCGCGGCAGCGAGCGCCTGCCGGGACCCTTCAAAAGCGGTCTCTATTGGCTGGCGCAGGATTTTCCGGACGCTGAACTGATCCCGACCTATCTCGACAATCCCTCGCGCGCTTTCCCCAAGGGAACTTTCTTGCCCGTACCGATCAGTTGCACGGTGCGTTTCGGCGCGCCGCTCGCCCGCCGTACAGGCGAAGAGAAGGATGAATTTCTCGAGCGCGCCCGGCTGGCCGTGAGCGCGCTCGCATCGGACCCGATCGCGTGAGGCCGCCATGTCTTTGATGGACAAGCTTTTCATCCTCTTCGGCGGTATCTGCGGACTACTCGCCATAGCCTCGCTGATCGGTTTCGCGCTGTCGCGCAGGATGACGTCCGAAACCGGTCGGGCGACCGTCGACAATCTCAATGCCCGCATCGGGGCCTGGTGGGTGATGGTTGCGATCTTCGCCGTGAGCTTCGGCCTCGGCCGGGGAGCGACCGTGCTTCTCTTCGCGCTTACGTCATTCTACACGCTGCGGGAATTCGTATCGCTGACGCCGACGCGTGCGGCCGATCACCTGCCCTTGGTCGGCGCCTTCTACCTGCTGCTGCCGCTTCAGTATTGGCTGGTCTGGATCGACTGGTATGCGCTGTTCACGATCCTGATACCCGTCTACGGTTTCCTGCTCCTTCCGAGCCTCGCCGCATTGAGAGGCGATACCGAGCAATTCCTGCTGCGCGTCTCTCGCATTCAATGGGGGCTGATGCTGACGGTCTTTTGCATCAGCCACGCGCCCGCGCTGATCACGCTCGATCTTCCCGGCTATGAGGGCCAGGAATTCCTGTTGCTCTTCTTCCTGATCACCGTCGCGCAGTTCAGCGACGTGATGCAATATGTCTTCGGCAAGCTGATGGGGAGGACGAAAGTCGCGCCTGCCGTAAGCCCATCGAAAACCGTGGAGGGCCTCGTCGGCGGCGGGCTCTCTGCCGTTCTGGCGGGTGCCGGTCTCTGGTGGATCACGCCTTTCACACCAGTTGAGGCGGCCGCCATGGCCCTCGCAATCGTCGCCATGGGTTTTCTCGGCGGGCTCGCGCTCTCTGCCGTCAAGCGTTCCATGGGCGTGAAAGATTGGGGCACGATGATCAGCGGCCATGGCGGGGTGCTGGATCGCATGGATTCGCTGAGCTTCGCCGCCCCCGTCTTCTTCCACCTGACGCGGTATTTCTACACATGACTCAAGCCCAGGAGCAGCCGGTACTGTGGCACCTTGACCGTGCTTGACAAGATGACCTATGCGGTGATGCGCTTGAAATTAATGGTGCCGCTTACGTGACTCGAACACGTGACCCCATCATTACGAATGATGTGCTCTACCGACTGAGCTAAAGCGGCCCTTGAGGCGGTTCCGCGGATGGCCCGCAGAACGAATGTGAGGCGCTGATAAACGCAAAGCGGCAAGAATTCAAGCCATCAGTTTCGAGAACTTGAAAATTCCTTGGATGCGCGCTGCTCCCCATGGGACGAAAGCCCGAGACGGGCGCGAGCGTCGTCGTATTCGTGCTTCAGCCGATCGACCATTTGCGCGACTGGCCCGATCTCGCGGACCGCGCCGATGCCTTGGCCGCAGCCCCAGATGTCCTTCCACGCCTTGGCACCGTCGGCGGCATTGCCGAAGTCCATCTTGGACGGGTCTGCCTCCGGCAGCTTGTCCGGGTCCATGCCCGCGGCGCGGATCGAGGCCTTGAGATAATTGCCGTGAATGCCGGTAAAATAGTTGGAATAGACGATGTCGGCGGCAGCGCTGTC is drawn from Sinorhizobium sojae CCBAU 05684 and contains these coding sequences:
- a CDS encoding CDP-alcohol phosphatidyltransferase family protein is translated as MNEVPEAGEKPSADRRPIAARQSRFAKRLTALLLKTPITPNQISVISIAFAAIGAAAILFAPRWPSLYLIALAGIQLRLLCNLLDGMVAVEGGRGSAVGPLYNEFPDRIADSLLIVALGYAAGAGWLGWAGALVAALTAYVRVFGGSLGQAQNFRGPMAKQHRMALMSVACVLALFEAALTTERLVLYVAAWIILAGSLFTCLTRTRAIVSRIQGATRP
- a CDS encoding phosphatidate cytidylyltransferase yields the protein MSLMDKLFILFGGICGLLAIASLIGFALSRRMTSETGRATVDNLNARIGAWWVMVAIFAVSFGLGRGATVLLFALTSFYTLREFVSLTPTRAADHLPLVGAFYLLLPLQYWLVWIDWYALFTILIPVYGFLLLPSLAALRGDTEQFLLRVSRIQWGLMLTVFCISHAPALITLDLPGYEGQEFLLLFFLITVAQFSDVMQYVFGKLMGRTKVAPAVSPSKTVEGLVGGGLSAVLAGAGLWWITPFTPVEAAAMALAIVAMGFLGGLALSAVKRSMGVKDWGTMISGHGGVLDRMDSLSFAAPVFFHLTRYFYT
- a CDS encoding lysophospholipid acyltransferase family protein, which translates into the protein MIDVVLIALTRFLVGGRARWTGALPESRQRIYFANHASHLDTLLIWSALPRPLRASTHPIAAADYWGRGSIRRHIALKVLNAVLVERSIKGPPGAALAPLRGVLSEGGSLILFPEGTRGSERLPGPFKSGLYWLAQDFPDAELIPTYLDNPSRAFPKGTFLPVPISCTVRFGAPLARRTGEEKDEFLERARLAVSALASDPIA